From a single Planctellipticum variicoloris genomic region:
- a CDS encoding VOC family protein, with amino-acid sequence MEPRISFVTLGVGDLERSVQFYEQVLKLSRRPTPPTVAFFEMGRTWLALYPRHLLAADAGVSAEGSGFCGFSLAHNVADEAGVDRLLAEVAAGGGRIVKAAGPADWGGRTGYFADPDGFLWEVAWNPDFPHV; translated from the coding sequence ATGGAACCACGCATCAGCTTTGTCACTCTCGGCGTCGGCGACCTGGAACGCTCCGTCCAATTCTACGAGCAGGTTCTGAAGCTCTCGCGGCGCCCGACTCCGCCGACGGTCGCCTTCTTCGAGATGGGGCGGACCTGGCTGGCGCTCTACCCGCGTCACCTGCTGGCCGCCGACGCGGGGGTCTCCGCCGAGGGGTCTGGGTTCTGCGGTTTTTCGCTGGCGCATAACGTCGCGGACGAAGCCGGAGTCGATCGCCTGCTGGCCGAGGTCGCCGCGGGCGGCGGCCGGATCGTGAAGGCGGCCGGACCGGCGGACTGGGGCGGACGAACCGGATACTTTGCCGATCCGGATGGCTTCCTCTGGGAAGTCGCCTGGAACCCGGACTTCCCGCACGTCTGA
- a CDS encoding DUF4332 domain-containing protein, translated as MASSTLYAVLIQWKCTRTHHKLAFDALRHLRSDHAEAWRNLFLRHVEPYLAGTTAPDDRFGDFKNHVVHVAEKAWGGAPAAAEAWYLRTLAELKARRWKKAVYSAGILSHYYFDPLQTFHTAETPEAGVLRRPVDWAISQAYPELQQFLEQDLGGYPEIAVPAGSDWLSRMVLAGAAAAHAQYEVLVDHFDLTRAVVRPADGFDQECRDRLAGLLGHSAVGWARILDRMFNESEVEPPRIRIGGLGLLARMTIPIFWFTRRAHYAAQQAVTADIARELQRTGKVVSSLPDECRAIRSLHAEEVLKTPVADVDAAQPRPIGTLHGTGKPDRRPKPTPKPEIAAVPKIESPKPAMPARPATTTAQLSHASPIDQSPGIASKPAGQLLQAGIKTVGDLLTADPQALLKKVGQRFLDAGTVRQWQLQAELQCRVPGLTGQAVQLLVGSGVESAEDLATSDAETLFELVTTLAATSAGERMLRDDAPPTLADVERWIDAAQPRAAAA; from the coding sequence ATGGCCTCCTCTACGCTCTACGCCGTCCTCATCCAGTGGAAGTGCACCCGCACCCACCACAAACTTGCGTTTGACGCCCTGCGGCACCTCCGCTCCGACCACGCCGAAGCCTGGCGCAACCTGTTCTTACGTCACGTGGAGCCCTACTTGGCCGGCACCACGGCGCCCGACGACCGGTTCGGGGATTTCAAGAACCACGTGGTGCACGTCGCAGAAAAGGCCTGGGGCGGAGCACCCGCCGCCGCCGAAGCCTGGTACCTGCGGACCCTCGCCGAACTGAAGGCCCGCCGCTGGAAGAAAGCCGTCTACAGCGCCGGAATCTTGAGCCACTACTACTTTGATCCCCTCCAGACCTTTCACACAGCGGAAACGCCGGAGGCGGGCGTCCTGCGGCGGCCAGTCGACTGGGCGATCTCGCAGGCCTACCCGGAATTGCAGCAGTTCCTGGAACAGGATCTGGGGGGCTACCCCGAAATCGCCGTCCCCGCCGGTTCCGACTGGCTCTCGCGAATGGTGCTCGCCGGGGCCGCCGCGGCACACGCGCAATATGAGGTGTTGGTCGACCACTTCGATCTGACCCGCGCCGTCGTTCGACCGGCCGACGGTTTCGATCAAGAATGCCGCGATCGGCTGGCGGGGCTCCTGGGCCACTCAGCGGTCGGCTGGGCGAGAATTCTCGACCGGATGTTCAACGAGTCGGAGGTCGAGCCGCCGCGGATTCGCATCGGAGGCCTGGGATTGCTGGCCCGCATGACGATTCCAATTTTCTGGTTCACGCGCCGAGCCCACTACGCCGCTCAGCAGGCTGTCACTGCAGACATCGCCCGGGAACTGCAACGAACGGGAAAAGTCGTGTCTTCGCTCCCGGACGAATGCCGGGCAATCCGCTCGCTTCACGCCGAAGAGGTTCTCAAGACCCCGGTCGCGGATGTCGACGCCGCTCAACCCCGCCCGATCGGCACGCTTCACGGCACCGGCAAACCTGATCGGCGTCCCAAACCGACACCGAAGCCCGAGATCGCCGCTGTTCCGAAAATCGAGTCCCCGAAACCAGCAATGCCCGCCCGCCCGGCCACCACCACCGCCCAACTGAGTCACGCATCGCCCATCGATCAGAGTCCGGGAATTGCCTCGAAGCCCGCCGGGCAACTTCTCCAGGCCGGCATCAAGACCGTCGGCGATCTGCTGACGGCGGATCCACAGGCGCTGCTGAAGAAAGTCGGGCAGCGGTTCCTGGACGCCGGAACGGTCCGGCAGTGGCAGTTGCAGGCGGAGTTACAGTGTCGAGTCCCCGGTCTGACTGGTCAGGCCGTGCAACTGCTGGTCGGCTCGGGAGTCGAGTCCGCTGAGGACCTGGCCACCTCGGACGCCGAAACTCTCTTCGAACTGGTCACAACCCTGGCGGCCACCTCCGCGGGAGAGCGAATGCTGCGCGACGATGCGCCGCCGACTCTCGCCGACGTCGAGCGCTGGATCGACGCGGCGCAGCCGCGGGCGGCGGCCGCGTAG
- a CDS encoding PPC domain-containing protein encodes MPAFPRALRVSAAFVCCLLTAAAALAQQSYPMLMSLKPVAVQAGTTASCEVHSRYSMAGAHQVLVTGGHVTAEIVPPPEPKAGEKPKDVTKLELKFTVAPEAQPGVREFRVVTPQGVSTVGQLVVVRDPVIAEAKDNDVREKAQEVTLPAVLAGTLEKNEDFDFFKFKVEAGSAWTFHVRAQRLEDKIHDLQTHVDPILFLRDAAGGVLAMSDNANFADPFLEHRFEQAGEYVLELRDVRYQGNPYWDYCIEISSRPFVTGVHPLVVTRAQETSLELSGFLLPAERRAPVTIPAETPVGPRELLLSINGQPTDPIAAFVTDLPRTVETDAPNDAPETAVKLDAWPAVCCGRIEKEADLDCYSFVATKGDRISFEVLGRRFGSRIDSFLRILNEKGQAVREDDDLRIGSQTSSDTWLENWTVPADGTYTVEIRDVHLRGGANFEYALSITRSEPYFQLLVDTDKTQLSPGLFNVIFVRALKKNGFDEEISLQIDGLPPGVTATTGRILKGKSTDGVIVLTAAPDAPLSAANITIRGAATLPAPMDGQPAVELAAVARPQEEIYLPGGGRGHWPVDSHVVCVGAPADIRGFHLNETDIRLKPGESKTIAVKLDRADGVNANVTLDMLYQHLGSVYGNSLPAGVSIDAGASKTLLTGKNSEGTIVLKADASAPPCERQVCAVMANFAINFVMKATYSGPPVFVSVEKKAE; translated from the coding sequence ATGCCTGCCTTCCCGCGCGCCCTCCGAGTTTCCGCTGCCTTCGTCTGTTGCCTGCTGACGGCCGCCGCAGCCTTGGCTCAGCAGTCCTATCCCATGCTGATGAGCCTGAAACCGGTCGCCGTCCAGGCGGGCACGACGGCGTCCTGCGAAGTTCATTCCCGCTACTCCATGGCCGGAGCGCATCAGGTGCTGGTGACTGGCGGTCACGTGACGGCCGAAATCGTCCCGCCGCCAGAACCCAAGGCGGGTGAGAAACCCAAGGACGTGACCAAGCTCGAATTGAAATTCACCGTCGCCCCGGAAGCTCAGCCCGGCGTGCGCGAATTCCGCGTGGTCACGCCGCAGGGGGTCAGCACCGTCGGACAGCTTGTCGTTGTTCGCGATCCGGTCATTGCCGAAGCCAAAGATAACGATGTTCGCGAAAAGGCGCAGGAGGTGACGCTCCCCGCGGTTCTCGCCGGGACGCTGGAGAAGAACGAAGACTTCGACTTCTTCAAGTTCAAGGTGGAAGCTGGTTCCGCCTGGACCTTCCACGTGCGCGCCCAGCGGCTCGAAGACAAGATTCACGACCTGCAGACGCACGTGGATCCGATTCTCTTCCTGCGCGACGCAGCGGGGGGCGTGCTGGCGATGTCCGACAACGCCAACTTCGCCGATCCCTTTCTCGAACATCGGTTCGAGCAGGCTGGCGAGTACGTTCTGGAACTCCGCGATGTCCGCTACCAGGGGAATCCGTACTGGGACTATTGCATCGAGATTTCCAGCCGGCCGTTTGTGACCGGCGTGCATCCGCTGGTTGTCACCCGCGCCCAGGAGACGTCGCTCGAGCTGAGCGGGTTTCTCCTGCCTGCCGAACGGCGTGCGCCAGTGACGATTCCGGCTGAGACGCCCGTCGGTCCGCGGGAACTGCTGCTCAGCATCAACGGACAGCCGACCGATCCGATCGCGGCGTTCGTGACCGACTTGCCGCGTACCGTGGAAACCGACGCGCCGAATGACGCTCCCGAAACGGCCGTCAAACTCGACGCCTGGCCGGCGGTCTGCTGCGGCCGAATCGAGAAGGAAGCCGATCTCGACTGCTACTCGTTTGTGGCGACAAAGGGGGACCGCATCAGTTTCGAGGTGCTGGGACGCCGGTTCGGGTCCCGGATCGATTCGTTCCTGAGAATCCTCAACGAGAAGGGGCAGGCGGTTCGCGAAGATGACGACCTGCGGATCGGCAGTCAGACGAGCTCGGATACGTGGCTGGAGAACTGGACGGTCCCGGCGGACGGAACCTACACCGTGGAGATTCGCGACGTCCACCTGCGGGGGGGCGCCAACTTCGAGTATGCCCTCTCGATCACGCGGTCCGAACCGTATTTTCAGTTGCTCGTCGATACCGACAAGACGCAGCTTTCGCCGGGCCTGTTCAACGTGATCTTCGTGCGCGCACTCAAGAAAAACGGGTTCGACGAGGAGATCTCGCTGCAGATCGACGGGCTTCCGCCCGGCGTGACCGCGACGACGGGACGGATCCTCAAAGGGAAGTCGACGGACGGGGTCATTGTGCTGACGGCGGCCCCGGACGCTCCGCTCTCCGCGGCGAACATCACGATCCGCGGGGCGGCGACGCTGCCGGCTCCGATGGACGGGCAACCCGCCGTCGAACTGGCCGCGGTCGCCCGGCCGCAGGAAGAGATCTACCTCCCCGGCGGCGGTCGCGGTCACTGGCCCGTCGACAGCCACGTCGTCTGCGTCGGGGCTCCGGCGGATATCCGCGGCTTCCACCTCAATGAAACCGACATCCGCCTCAAACCGGGGGAATCGAAGACGATCGCCGTGAAGCTGGACCGCGCAGACGGAGTGAATGCCAACGTCACGCTCGACATGCTCTACCAGCATCTCGGATCGGTTTACGGCAACAGTCTGCCTGCGGGCGTGTCCATTGACGCCGGCGCCAGCAAGACGCTGTTGACCGGTAAGAACAGCGAAGGGACCATCGTGCTCAAGGCCGACGCCTCGGCCCCGCCGTGTGAGCGGCAGGTCTGCGCCGTGATGGCTAACTTCGCCATCAATTTTGTGATGAAGGCGACCTACAGCGGACCGCCTGTGTTTGTGTCGGTCGAGAAGAAGGCGGAGTAA